In the Klebsiella aerogenes KCTC 2190 genome, one interval contains:
- the mdoG gene encoding glucans biosynthesis protein MdoG, with translation MKHKPQMMKMRWLSAAVMLSLCTSSAWAFSIDDVAKQAKTLAGKGYEAPKSNLPSAFRDMKYADYQQIQFNHDKAYWNNLKTPFKLEFYHQGMYFDTPVTINEVTSTSVRKIKYSPDYFNFGNVQHDKDTVKDLGFAGFKVLYPINSKDKNDEIVSMLGASYFRVLGQGQVYGLSARGLAIDTALPSGEEFPRFREFWIERPKATDKRLTIYALLDSPRATGAYRFVVMPGRDTVVDVQSKVYLRDKVGKLGVAPLTSMFLFGPNQPSPTTNYRPELHDSNGLSILAGNGEWIWRPLNNPKHLAVSSYAMENPQGFGLLQRGRQFSRFEDLDDRYDQRPSAWITPKGDWGKGKVELVEIPTNDETNDNIVTYWTPDQLPEPGKEMNFKYSITFSRDEDKLHAPDSAYVVQTRRSTGDVKQSNLIRQPDGTIAFIVDFTGADMKKMAADTPVTAQASIGDNAEIVENSVRYNPVIKGWRMTLRVKVKDPKKTTEMRAALVNGDQTLSETWSYQLPANE, from the coding sequence ATGAAACATAAACCACAGATGATGAAAATGCGTTGGTTAAGCGCAGCCGTAATGTTGTCCCTGTGTACTTCATCTGCATGGGCATTCAGCATTGATGACGTAGCAAAACAGGCGAAAACGTTAGCCGGGAAAGGCTATGAAGCGCCGAAAAGTAACCTGCCCTCCGCCTTCCGCGATATGAAATACGCGGATTACCAGCAAATCCAGTTCAATCACGACAAAGCGTACTGGAATAACCTGAAGACCCCGTTCAAGCTGGAATTTTACCACCAGGGCATGTATTTCGACACGCCGGTTACTATTAATGAAGTGACCAGCACTAGTGTACGTAAAATTAAATATAGCCCGGATTATTTTAATTTTGGCAATGTGCAACACGATAAAGACACGGTGAAAGACCTTGGTTTCGCCGGTTTTAAAGTACTGTATCCGATCAATAGCAAAGACAAGAATGACGAAATCGTCAGCATGCTCGGAGCCAGCTACTTCCGCGTTCTTGGCCAGGGTCAGGTATACGGGCTTTCCGCCCGCGGCCTGGCTATCGATACCGCGCTGCCGTCAGGCGAAGAGTTTCCTCGTTTCCGCGAGTTCTGGATTGAGCGCCCGAAAGCGACCGATAAGCGCTTAACTATCTATGCGCTGTTGGATTCCCCGCGTGCGACCGGCGCCTATCGTTTTGTGGTTATGCCTGGGCGCGACACCGTGGTTGATGTGCAGTCGAAGGTCTATCTGCGTGACAAAGTCGGTAAACTCGGCGTGGCACCGTTGACCAGTATGTTCCTGTTTGGGCCGAACCAACCGTCGCCGACGACTAACTATCGTCCGGAACTACATGACTCCAACGGTCTGTCGATTCTTGCCGGTAACGGCGAGTGGATCTGGCGTCCGCTGAATAACCCGAAACATCTGGCCGTCAGCAGTTATGCGATGGAAAACCCGCAAGGGTTTGGCCTGCTGCAGCGTGGCCGCCAGTTCTCCCGCTTTGAAGATCTCGACGATCGTTACGACCAGCGCCCGAGCGCGTGGATCACCCCGAAAGGCGACTGGGGTAAAGGTAAAGTCGAACTGGTTGAAATCCCGACCAACGATGAAACCAACGACAATATCGTCACCTACTGGACCCCGGATCAGCTGCCGGAACCAGGCAAAGAGATGAACTTCAAATACTCCATTACCTTCAGCCGCGATGAAGACAAACTGCATGCGCCAGATAGCGCTTATGTGGTGCAGACTCGCCGCTCAACCGGTGATGTGAAGCAGTCTAACCTCATTCGCCAGCCAGATGGCACTATCGCTTTCATCGTTGATTTCACCGGCGCTGACATGAAAAAAATGGCGGCGGACACTCCGGTAACGGCGCAGGCGAGCATCGGCGATAATGCCGAAATCGTGGAAAACTCCGTGCGCTATAACCCGGTTATCAAAGGTTGGCGTATGACCCTGCGCGTGAAAGTGAAAGATCCGAAGAAAACCACGGAAATGCGTGCGGCGCTGGTCAATGGCGATCAGACGCTGAGCGAAACCTGGAGCTATCAGCTGCCTGCCAATGAATAA
- the mdoH gene encoding glucans biosynthesis glucosyltransferase MdoH gives MNKITNYIDALPLSDAEKAALPDASLQAVHEALDAEHHHFPRDEDSPLGSVKARLEHSWPDSLSGDQLVKDDEGRTQLHAMPKAKRSSMIPDPWRTNPVGRFWDRLRGRDVTPRYLSRLTQEERESEQKWRTVGTIRRYILLLLTLAQTVVATWYMKTILPYQGWALINPSDMVGQDLWVSFMQLLPYVLQTGILILFAVLFCWVSAGFWTALMGFLQLLIGRDKYSISASTVGDEPLNPEHRTALIMPICNEDVDRVFAGLRATWESVKATGNAAHFDVYVLSDSYDPDICVAEQKAWMELIAEVQGEGQIFYRRRRRRVKRKSGNIDDFCRRWGSQYSYMVVLDADSVMTGECLSGLVRLMEANPNAGIIQSSPRASGMDTLYARCQQFATRVYGPLFTAGLHFWQLGESHYWGHNAIIRVKPFIEHCALAPLPGEGNFAGSILSHDFVEAALMRRAGWGVWIAYDLPGSYEELPPNLLDELKRDRRWCQGNLMNFRLFLVKGMHPVHRAVFLTGVMSYLSAPLWFMFLALSTALQVVHALTEPQYFLQPRQLFPVWPQWRPELAIALFASTMVLLFLPKLLSIILVWCKGPKEYGGFFRVTLSLLLEVLFSVLLAPVRMLFHTVFVVSAFLGWEVVWNSPQRDDDSTPWGEAFMRHGSQLLLGLVWAVGMAWLDLRFLFWLAPIVVSLILSPFVSAISSRATVGLRTKRWKLFLIPEEYSPPQVLKDTDAYLTLNRQRSLGDGFMHAVFNPSFNALATAMATARHRHGRILDIARERHVEQALNETPDKLNRDRRLVLLSDPVTMSRLHYRVWNAPEKYSSWVGAYQQLTLNPLALKTK, from the coding sequence ATGAATAAGATAACGAATTATATCGACGCATTGCCGCTGTCGGATGCTGAAAAGGCCGCATTACCTGATGCGAGCCTGCAAGCCGTACATGAAGCGCTTGACGCAGAGCATCATCATTTTCCGCGTGATGAAGATTCCCCGTTAGGATCGGTAAAAGCGCGGCTGGAGCATAGCTGGCCGGACTCTCTGTCCGGCGATCAGCTGGTGAAAGATGATGAAGGGCGCACGCAGCTTCATGCGATGCCGAAAGCGAAACGTTCCTCAATGATCCCCGACCCGTGGCGTACCAACCCGGTAGGCCGCTTCTGGGATCGCCTGCGTGGCCGTGACGTGACTCCGCGCTATCTCTCTCGCCTCACGCAAGAAGAGCGTGAAAGCGAACAGAAATGGCGTACCGTCGGCACCATTCGTCGCTACATTTTGCTGCTGCTGACGCTGGCGCAAACGGTAGTGGCCACCTGGTATATGAAGACCATCCTCCCTTATCAGGGGTGGGCGCTGATCAATCCATCCGATATGGTTGGCCAGGATCTGTGGGTCTCCTTCATGCAGCTACTCCCTTACGTGTTGCAGACCGGCATCCTGATCCTCTTTGCGGTACTTTTCTGTTGGGTCTCGGCCGGTTTCTGGACCGCGCTGATGGGCTTCCTGCAATTGCTGATCGGGCGTGATAAGTACAGTATTTCGGCATCCACCGTTGGCGACGAGCCGCTGAACCCGGAACACCGTACAGCGCTTATCATGCCTATCTGTAATGAAGATGTTGACCGCGTGTTTGCCGGCCTGCGCGCCACCTGGGAATCGGTGAAAGCGACGGGTAACGCTGCGCATTTTGACGTTTACGTGCTCAGCGACAGCTACGACCCGGATATTTGCGTTGCCGAGCAAAAAGCGTGGATGGAATTGATTGCCGAAGTGCAGGGTGAAGGCCAGATCTTCTATCGTCGCCGTCGTCGTCGTGTGAAGCGTAAAAGCGGCAACATCGATGATTTCTGCCGTCGCTGGGGTAGCCAGTATAGCTACATGGTGGTGCTCGACGCTGACTCAGTAATGACCGGCGAGTGCCTGAGCGGGCTGGTGCGCCTGATGGAAGCGAATCCGAATGCCGGGATCATCCAGTCTTCGCCGCGCGCTTCCGGTATGGATACCCTTTATGCGCGCTGCCAGCAGTTCGCCACCCGCGTGTACGGCCCGCTGTTTACCGCCGGGCTGCACTTCTGGCAGTTAGGTGAATCGCACTACTGGGGTCACAACGCCATTATCCGCGTGAAGCCGTTCATCGAACACTGCGCGCTGGCGCCGCTGCCGGGCGAAGGTAACTTTGCCGGCTCGATTCTTTCGCATGACTTCGTGGAAGCTGCGCTGATGCGCCGTGCGGGGTGGGGCGTTTGGATCGCCTACGATCTGCCTGGCTCCTATGAAGAGCTGCCGCCGAACCTGCTGGATGAACTGAAGCGTGACCGCCGCTGGTGTCAGGGTAACCTGATGAACTTCCGCCTGTTCCTGGTGAAAGGGATGCACCCGGTACACCGTGCGGTGTTCCTGACCGGCGTCATGTCCTATCTGTCGGCGCCGCTGTGGTTTATGTTCCTCGCGCTGTCGACAGCGCTACAGGTCGTGCACGCTCTGACCGAGCCGCAATACTTCCTGCAGCCGCGTCAGCTGTTCCCGGTATGGCCACAGTGGCGTCCGGAACTGGCTATCGCGCTGTTTGCCTCGACCATGGTACTGCTGTTCCTGCCAAAACTGCTGAGTATCATTCTGGTGTGGTGCAAGGGGCCGAAAGAGTACGGCGGCTTCTTCCGCGTGACGCTCTCCCTGTTGCTGGAGGTACTGTTCTCGGTGCTGCTGGCTCCGGTACGCATGCTGTTCCATACCGTGTTCGTGGTCAGCGCGTTCCTCGGTTGGGAGGTGGTGTGGAACTCACCGCAGCGCGATGATGACTCAACACCGTGGGGCGAGGCCTTTATGCGTCACGGTTCGCAGCTACTGCTGGGGCTGGTATGGGCGGTTGGCATGGCGTGGCTGGATCTGCGTTTCCTGTTCTGGCTGGCGCCTATCGTCGTGTCGCTGATCCTCTCTCCGTTTGTCTCGGCGATTTCCAGCCGCGCGACGGTAGGTCTGCGCACTAAACGCTGGAAATTGTTCCTGATCCCGGAAGAGTATTCGCCGCCGCAGGTACTGAAAGATACCGATGCTTACCTGACTTTGAACCGTCAGCGTTCGCTTGGCGATGGCTTTATGCACGCGGTGTTTAACCCATCGTTCAACGCTCTGGCGACGGCAATGGCTACGGCGCGTCACCGCCACGGCCGTATTCTGGATATCGCCCGTGAACGCCACGTTGAGCAGGCGCTGAATGAAACGCCTGATAAACTCAACCGCGATCGTCGGCTGGTGCTGTTAAGCGATCCGGTAACGATGTCGCGTCTGCACTATCGCGTGTGGAACGCCCCGGAGAAATACTCCTCCTGGGTGGGAGCGTATCAGCAGCTCACGCTGAACCCGCTGGCGTTGAAAACGAAGTAA
- a CDS encoding YceK/YidQ family lipoprotein, which translates to MRIFVLIAMTLVLSGCGSIISRTVPGQGHGNQYYPGVQWDVRDSAWRYLTILDLPFSLVFDTLLLPLDASHGPYE; encoded by the coding sequence ATGAGAATATTTGTGCTTATCGCCATGACGCTGGTACTCAGCGGCTGCGGCAGCATTATTAGCCGTACGGTACCGGGGCAGGGCCATGGCAACCAATATTACCCCGGCGTACAGTGGGATGTTCGTGATTCAGCCTGGCGCTATCTGACCATTCTCGATCTGCCATTCTCGCTGGTATTTGATACGCTGTTACTACCGTTAGACGCCAGCCACGGCCCTTATGAGTAA
- a CDS encoding MysB family protein translates to MSTESVFYATLEEAIDAAREEFLADNPDSDEETANIEQFNMQKYILQDGDIAWRAEFFASEDEEGECLAMLSGEAAQSVFDGDYDEIELRQEWVEENTLHEWDEGEFQLEPSLDTEEGQTAADEWDER, encoded by the coding sequence ATGTCAACGGAATCAGTTTTCTACGCCACGCTCGAAGAGGCCATCGACGCCGCCCGGGAAGAGTTTTTGGCCGATAATCCCGACAGCGATGAAGAAACTGCCAACATCGAACAGTTCAATATGCAGAAGTATATTCTCCAGGATGGCGATATCGCCTGGCGGGCTGAATTCTTCGCCAGCGAAGATGAAGAAGGCGAGTGCCTGGCCATGCTCAGTGGCGAAGCGGCACAGAGCGTATTTGACGGCGATTATGACGAAATCGAGCTACGCCAGGAATGGGTGGAAGAAAATACGCTACACGAATGGGATGAAGGCGAGTTTCAGCTGGAGCCTTCCCTGGATACCGAAGAGGGGCAGACCGCAGCCGATGAGTGGGACGAGCGTTAA
- the mdtG gene encoding multidrug efflux MFS transporter MdtG, translating to MSSADTPINWKRNLTVTWLGCFLTGAAFSLVMPFLPLYVEQLGVTGHSALNMWSGLVFSITFLFSAVASPFWGGLADRKGRKIMLLRSALGMAIVMMLMGMAQNIWQFLILRALLGLLGGFIPNANALIATQIPRQKSGWALGTLSTGAVSGALLGPLAGGFLADHWGLRTVFFMTATVLFICFLFTLFLIRENFVPVNKKEMLNARDVFGSLKNPKLVLSLFVTSLIIQVATGSIAPILTLYVRDLAGNVSNIAFISGMIASVPGIAALLSAPRLGKLGDRIGPEKILIVALVISVLLLIPMSFVQTPLQLGILRFLLGAADGALLPAVQTLLVYNSTSQISGRIFSYNQSFRDIGNVTGPLIGASVSANYGFRAVFLVTACVVLFNAFYSTISLRRPRHDASADDGGSGKRSVN from the coding sequence ATGTCGTCTGCTGATACACCTATTAACTGGAAACGAAATCTTACCGTCACCTGGCTTGGCTGCTTTTTAACCGGCGCCGCCTTTAGCCTCGTGATGCCTTTTTTGCCGCTCTACGTCGAACAGTTGGGCGTCACCGGCCATAGCGCGCTGAATATGTGGTCAGGGCTGGTCTTTAGCATAACCTTCCTCTTTTCCGCCGTTGCCTCGCCGTTCTGGGGCGGATTAGCCGACCGTAAAGGGCGTAAGATTATGCTGCTGCGTTCGGCGCTGGGGATGGCTATCGTCATGATGCTGATGGGCATGGCGCAGAACATTTGGCAATTCCTGATCCTGCGCGCGTTGCTGGGTTTACTGGGCGGGTTTATTCCCAATGCCAATGCGCTGATCGCCACCCAGATCCCCCGTCAGAAAAGCGGCTGGGCGCTAGGAACGCTTTCAACCGGCGCGGTAAGCGGCGCCCTGCTCGGCCCGCTGGCTGGCGGTTTCCTTGCCGACCACTGGGGGTTGCGCACCGTCTTCTTTATGACCGCCACGGTGCTGTTTATCTGCTTCCTGTTCACCCTGTTTTTAATCCGCGAAAACTTTGTTCCGGTGAACAAAAAAGAGATGCTCAATGCCAGGGACGTTTTCGGTTCGCTTAAGAATCCTAAACTGGTGCTGAGCTTGTTCGTCACCTCATTGATTATCCAGGTCGCTACCGGCTCCATTGCGCCGATCCTGACGCTCTACGTGCGCGACCTGGCAGGTAACGTCAGTAATATCGCCTTTATTAGCGGCATGATTGCTTCCGTACCCGGCATTGCCGCCCTATTGAGCGCGCCACGTTTAGGCAAGCTCGGCGATCGCATTGGGCCGGAAAAGATCCTGATAGTTGCTCTGGTTATCTCCGTGCTATTACTGATCCCGATGTCATTCGTTCAGACGCCGCTGCAGCTAGGCATTCTGCGCTTTTTGCTTGGTGCCGCCGACGGCGCGCTGTTACCCGCCGTACAAACCCTGCTGGTGTACAACTCCACCAGCCAGATTTCGGGACGTATCTTCAGCTATAACCAGTCGTTTCGCGATATCGGCAACGTCACCGGCCCGTTAATCGGCGCCTCGGTCTCGGCCAACTACGGCTTCCGCGCCGTGTTCCTCGTCACCGCCTGCGTCGTCCTGTTTAACGCTTTTTACTCGACCATCAGTCTGCGCCGCCCACGGCACGACGCTTCAGCGGATGACGGGGGCTCGGGTAAACGTTCGGTAAATTAA
- a CDS encoding Kdo(2)-lipid IV(A) acyltransferase has protein sequence MTHLPKFSAALLHPRYWLLWLGIGLLWLVVQLPYPVIYRLGNAIGRLAMRFMKRRAKIAYRNLELCFPEKSEQERHQLVVQNFESVGMGLMETGMAWFWPTRRIARWTDTIGFEHVRDVQAQNRGILLIGIHFLTLEMGARMFGMNQPGIGVYRPNDNPVIDWLQTWGRLRSNKDMIDRKDLKGMIRALKKGEVVWYAPDHDYGPTASVFAPLFAVEQAATTSGTWMLAKMSKACIVPFVPRRKPNGKGYELIMLPPECDPPLENAETTAAWMNKIVEQCILMAPEQYMWLHRRFKTRPEGVPSRY, from the coding sequence ATGACCCATTTACCGAAATTTTCCGCCGCGCTGCTCCATCCGCGCTACTGGCTGCTTTGGCTGGGCATAGGCCTGTTGTGGTTAGTTGTCCAACTCCCTTATCCGGTTATCTACCGTCTCGGTAATGCCATTGGTCGTCTGGCGATGCGTTTTATGAAACGCCGCGCAAAAATCGCTTATCGCAATCTTGAGCTCTGCTTTCCTGAGAAGAGCGAGCAGGAGCGTCATCAACTGGTAGTACAAAACTTTGAGTCCGTCGGCATGGGCCTGATGGAAACCGGGATGGCATGGTTCTGGCCAACCCGACGCATTGCGCGCTGGACAGACACCATCGGCTTTGAACATGTCCGCGACGTGCAGGCACAAAACCGCGGTATCCTGCTGATTGGCATTCATTTCCTGACGCTGGAAATGGGTGCGCGCATGTTCGGCATGAACCAACCCGGTATCGGCGTCTATCGCCCGAATGACAACCCGGTTATCGACTGGCTGCAGACCTGGGGCCGCCTGCGTTCCAACAAAGATATGATTGACCGTAAAGATCTCAAAGGCATGATCCGCGCGCTGAAAAAAGGCGAAGTGGTCTGGTATGCCCCGGACCATGACTACGGCCCGACCGCCAGCGTCTTCGCCCCCCTGTTCGCCGTCGAGCAGGCCGCCACCACTTCCGGGACCTGGATGCTGGCGAAAATGTCTAAAGCGTGCATTGTGCCATTCGTCCCACGGCGCAAACCGAATGGCAAAGGCTATGAGCTCATCATGCTGCCGCCGGAATGCGATCCGCCTCTGGAAAACGCAGAAACCACCGCCGCGTGGATGAACAAAATCGTCGAACAGTGCATTTTGATGGCGCCAGAGCAATATATGTGGCTGCATCGCCGCTTTAAAACCCGTCCGGAAGGCGTGCCTTCGCGCTACTGA
- a CDS encoding rhodanese-related sulfurtransferase, whose product MPVLHNRISNETLKAQMLAETEPRTTISFYKYFTIVDPKATRDALWLALTKLNVFGRIYLAHEGINAQISVPESKVAALREFLDSFDPALKGLRLNIALDDDGKSFWVLRLKVRDRIVADGIDDPTFDPSDVGEYLKAAEVNAMLDDPDAVFIDMRNHYEYEVGHFENAMEIPADTFRDQLPKAVEMMQEYKDKKIVMYCTGGIRCEKASAWMKHSGFNKVWHIEGGIIEYARRAREQGLPVRFIGKNFVFDERMGERISDDVIAHCHQCGAPCDSHTNCLNDGCHLLFIQCPACAEKFAGCCSEACMEEHKLPEEEQRKLRAGRENGNKIFNKSRGRLNTKLGIPDPDPSVKP is encoded by the coding sequence ATGCCAGTGTTACACAACCGCATTTCAAATGAGACGTTAAAGGCGCAGATGCTGGCTGAGACCGAGCCGCGCACGACGATCTCGTTCTATAAATATTTCACTATCGTTGACCCGAAAGCGACCCGCGACGCTCTGTGGCTGGCGTTGACTAAGCTGAACGTCTTTGGCCGCATCTATCTGGCCCATGAAGGTATCAATGCGCAGATCAGCGTGCCGGAAAGCAAGGTCGCAGCGCTGCGTGAATTTCTCGATAGCTTCGATCCGGCGCTAAAGGGGTTACGTCTGAACATCGCGCTGGATGATGACGGTAAATCCTTTTGGGTCCTGCGCCTCAAGGTCCGCGACCGCATTGTGGCCGACGGTATTGATGACCCAACCTTTGACCCCTCTGATGTGGGCGAGTATCTGAAAGCGGCGGAAGTGAACGCGATGCTGGACGATCCGGACGCGGTATTCATCGATATGCGTAACCATTATGAGTACGAAGTCGGTCATTTTGAGAACGCGATGGAAATTCCGGCGGATACCTTCCGCGATCAATTGCCGAAAGCGGTTGAGATGATGCAGGAGTACAAAGACAAGAAGATTGTCATGTACTGTACCGGCGGTATTCGCTGTGAGAAAGCCAGCGCCTGGATGAAGCATAGCGGTTTCAATAAGGTGTGGCACATCGAAGGCGGGATTATCGAGTATGCGCGCCGCGCCCGTGAACAGGGATTGCCGGTACGCTTTATTGGTAAGAACTTTGTCTTTGACGAAAGAATGGGCGAGCGTATTTCTGATGATGTGATTGCCCACTGCCATCAATGCGGCGCACCATGCGACAGCCACACCAATTGCCTGAACGACGGCTGCCATTTGCTGTTTATTCAGTGCCCGGCTTGTGCCGAGAAATTTGCCGGTTGCTGCAGCGAAGCCTGTATGGAAGAGCATAAACTACCGGAAGAGGAGCAGCGCAAACTGCGGGCGGGGCGAGAGAATGGCAATAAGATTTTCAATAAATCCCGTGGTCGTCTTAATACCAAATTAGGTATCCCGGATCCCGACCCGTCAGTAAAACCATAA
- a CDS encoding YceO family protein, with amino-acid sequence MRRLYHWLVNNVREHFMIYLALWLLLAVIDLIWLWFY; translated from the coding sequence ATGCGTCGCCTGTATCACTGGTTAGTCAACAATGTGCGCGAGCACTTTATGATTTATCTCGCGCTGTGGCTGCTGCTAGCAGTAATCGACCTCATCTGGTTATGGTTTTACTGA
- the solA gene encoding N-methyl-L-tryptophan oxidase: protein MQYDLIIIGSGSVGAAAGYYARRAGLNVLMTDAHKPPHQEGSHHGNTRLIRHAYGEGEKYVPLVLRAQQLWDEFAQDSGEAVFEKTGVINLGPASSDFLNNVAHSARQFKLNVEELDAEAVMKRWPEIRIPQDYRAIFEPASGVLRSELAVETWIRLAREAGCAQLFNCPVTAIHHHADGVTIDTADGSYNGKKLLISAGTWVTKLLPELPIQPVRKVFAWFQADGRYSTKNNFPAFTGELPNGDQYYGFPAEDNELKIGKHNGGQLISEPGERKPFGAVASDGSESFNFLRNVLPGIGGCLHGASCTYDNTVDEDFIIDTLPGHDNTLLITGLSGHGFKFAPVLGEIATQFAQGETTEFDLTPFSLARFSQ from the coding sequence ATGCAATACGACCTCATCATTATCGGTAGCGGCTCCGTTGGCGCTGCCGCTGGCTATTACGCCCGTCGCGCCGGTCTGAATGTCCTGATGACCGATGCCCACAAACCGCCGCATCAGGAAGGCAGCCACCATGGCAACACGCGTCTGATTCGTCACGCTTATGGCGAGGGCGAAAAATACGTACCGTTGGTGCTACGTGCCCAGCAGCTATGGGACGAATTCGCGCAAGACAGCGGCGAGGCCGTATTCGAAAAAACCGGCGTCATTAACCTGGGCCCGGCCAGCTCCGATTTTCTCAATAACGTGGCCCACAGCGCGCGTCAGTTTAAGCTTAACGTAGAGGAACTGGACGCTGAAGCTGTCATGAAGCGTTGGCCGGAGATTCGTATCCCACAAGATTATCGGGCAATTTTTGAGCCGGCTTCCGGCGTGTTACGCAGCGAACTGGCGGTTGAAACCTGGATCCGGCTGGCGCGTGAGGCGGGTTGTGCCCAGCTCTTCAACTGTCCGGTGACCGCGATCCATCATCATGCCGATGGCGTGACCATCGATACCGCTGACGGCAGTTACAATGGCAAAAAACTGCTGATCAGCGCCGGAACCTGGGTAACGAAATTATTGCCGGAACTGCCCATTCAACCGGTACGTAAAGTCTTCGCCTGGTTCCAGGCCGATGGTCGCTATAGCACGAAAAATAACTTCCCTGCTTTCACCGGCGAACTACCGAATGGCGATCAGTATTATGGCTTCCCGGCGGAAGACAACGAATTGAAGATCGGCAAACACAATGGCGGCCAGCTGATTTCCGAACCGGGCGAGCGGAAACCGTTTGGCGCTGTCGCCAGCGATGGGTCTGAGTCGTTCAACTTCCTGCGCAACGTGCTGCCCGGAATTGGCGGCTGCCTGCACGGCGCCTCCTGTACGTACGATAATACGGTAGATGAAGATTTCATCATTGATACCCTTCCCGGTCACGACAACACATTACTCATTACCGGTTTAAGCGGTCACGGTTTCAAATTTGCCCCGGTACTTGGCGAAATTGCGACGCAATTTGCGCAAGGTGAAACGACGGAGTTTGATTTGACTCCCTTCTCGCTAGCGCGATTTTCACAATAA
- the bssS gene encoding biofilm formation regulator BssS codes for MEKNNEVIQTHPLVGWDISTVDSYDALMLRLHYQNPTQESDKEAEIGQTLWLTTDVARQFISILEAGIAKIESGDYQANEYRRH; via the coding sequence ATGGAAAAGAATAATGAAGTCATCCAGACCCATCCCCTCGTCGGATGGGACATCAGCACCGTTGATAGCTACGATGCGCTGATGTTGCGCCTGCACTACCAAAACCCCACCCAAGAAAGCGATAAAGAAGCAGAAATTGGCCAGACGCTATGGCTAACGACGGACGTCGCACGTCAGTTTATTTCTATTCTGGAAGCAGGAATAGCGAAGATAGAATCTGGCGATTACCAGGCAAATGAGTATCGCAGACATTAG
- the dinI gene encoding DNA damage-inducible protein I: MRIEVSIAKTTALPNGALEALNNELAKRIAHYYPERENQVTVRYAAGNNLSVIGGLKEDKDRISEILQETWESADDWFIHD, from the coding sequence ATGCGCATCGAAGTGTCAATTGCCAAAACCACAGCCTTACCCAACGGCGCGCTGGAAGCGCTGAATAACGAACTCGCTAAGCGTATCGCTCACTATTACCCTGAACGTGAAAACCAGGTCACGGTACGTTATGCCGCCGGCAATAATTTATCTGTCATCGGTGGCCTGAAAGAAGACAAAGACCGGATTAGCGAAATCCTGCAGGAAACCTGGGAAAGCGCCGACGACTGGTTTATCCACGACTAA